Proteins from one Parasteatoda tepidariorum isolate YZ-2023 chromosome 4, CAS_Ptep_4.0, whole genome shotgun sequence genomic window:
- the LOC107453879 gene encoding protein GVQW3-like, with protein sequence MQRSLEQRYAIKFCVKLGKSATETFDMIKQAYPDVDLARSSVFPWHQAFLEGREEVADEHRAGRPSTSTNTGSVTRVREVLNSVRRLSIHLIAQMLNLPKSVVHDIVTEHLNMRKVCAKMFLKVLTDDQKWRRVEVCQENLNV encoded by the coding sequence ATGCAGCGTTCGTTAGAGCAGAGGTACGCGATTAAATTCTGTGTGAAACTCGGTAAATCTGCGACAGAGACGTTTGATATGATCAAGCAGGCTTACCCAGATGTTGATTTAGCAAGAAGTAGTGTGTTTCCGTGGCATCAGGCCTTTTTGGAGGGCCGGGAAGAGGTCGCCGATGAACACCGTGCTGGAAGACCCTCGACTTCGACAAACACCGGCAGTGTTACTCGTGTGCGCGAAGTTTTGAACTCAGTCCGTCGACTAAGTATTCACTTAATTGCCCAGatgttaaatttaccaaaatctgTGGTTCATGACATTGTGACGGAGCATTTGAACATGCGCAAGGTGTGCGCGAAGATGTTTCTAAAAGTGCTCACTGACGACCAGAAATGGCGGCGAGTGGAAGTGTGCCAAGAAAATTTGAACGTGTGA